The following proteins come from a genomic window of Pseudomonas sp. Z8(2022):
- a CDS encoding YchJ family protein, with translation MNPLDPHCPCGSGNPLSQCCGHYHAGTPAPSAELLMRSRYSAYVLGLVDYLVATTLPAQQQALDREAMAVWSAQSTWLGLEVEGSEVFGGKPEHAQVSFVAHWHDEHGEHRHRECSAFVQVDGRWYFLDPTVSMKVGRNDPCPCQGGQKFKKCCAPHLKG, from the coding sequence ATGAACCCACTTGATCCCCACTGCCCCTGTGGCAGCGGCAATCCGCTCAGCCAGTGTTGCGGCCACTACCACGCAGGCACACCCGCGCCCAGCGCGGAGTTGCTGATGCGCTCGCGTTACAGCGCCTATGTTCTGGGCCTGGTGGACTATCTGGTGGCCACGACCCTGCCCGCCCAGCAGCAGGCGCTCGACCGTGAAGCGATGGCCGTCTGGAGCGCACAAAGCACCTGGCTGGGGCTGGAAGTGGAAGGCAGTGAAGTCTTCGGCGGCAAACCCGAACATGCCCAGGTCAGCTTCGTCGCCCACTGGCATGACGAGCATGGCGAACATCGTCATCGCGAATGCTCCGCCTTCGTTCAGGTGGATGGACGCTGGTATTTCCTCGATCCGACCGTATCAATGAAGGTTGGGCGCAATGACCCCTGCCCCTGTCAGGGCGGGCAGAAGTTCAAGAAGTGCTGCGCGCCCCATCTGAAGGGCTGA
- a CDS encoding DUF6231 family protein translates to MTASLSTRTPQQAIAALLARYTPEKLLLLGASELPAVSAFRNAHPQCQVTTAPAAPLAPELAAQRFDLALLVDCLEHLPKRDGLQLLGGIRNLNASRVAVLLDLKAGDWQETDLFALAMQASEQFQREGQTLHLFTYDLLDYKQVPDWLNAKFWANPQNFGKYWW, encoded by the coding sequence ATGACCGCCAGCCTTAGCACCCGTACTCCACAGCAGGCAATTGCCGCACTGCTTGCCCGCTACACGCCCGAGAAACTGCTGTTGCTCGGTGCCAGCGAACTACCCGCAGTCAGCGCTTTTCGCAATGCCCACCCGCAGTGTCAGGTCACCACTGCACCTGCTGCTCCCCTGGCGCCGGAACTGGCCGCACAGCGCTTCGACCTGGCACTGCTGGTCGACTGCCTGGAGCACTTACCCAAGCGCGATGGTCTGCAACTACTGGGCGGTATCCGCAACCTCAACGCCAGCCGGGTCGCCGTATTGCTCGACCTCAAGGCGGGTGATTGGCAGGAAACCGACCTGTTCGCACTGGCCATGCAGGCCAGTGAGCAGTTCCAGCGCGAGGGACAGACCCTGCATCTGTTCACCTATGATCTGCTCGATTACAAGCAAGTTCCCGACTGGTTGAATGCAAAGTTCTGGGCCAATCCACAAAACTTCGGCAAATACTGGTGGTAA